A genomic window from Cytobacillus suaedae includes:
- a CDS encoding tyrosine-type recombinase/integrase codes for MLLTNAWDAYKAEKRIEGFSPHTLNAYRLQTNLLVRHFKDINTESITTQGIKDYLASSSEGLKPSSLAHRVRFIRSFFRWLHEEGHIPVNPAAKIKEPKVGKRIPKFLTEREIEHLREACHTPMEKALFEFMFSTGCRIGEIVSLNKNCINWSNRSAIVRGKGDKEREVYFNIRCDIWLKRYIQERMDQDKAIFVTERVPHRMSIAQMRYVIKRISKRAGIDKTIHPHQLRHSYATHLLNNGAPLDVIQSLLGHEKSETSRIYAQLSGKLRKEFYSKYF; via the coding sequence GTGTTACTAACAAATGCTTGGGATGCTTACAAAGCTGAAAAGCGAATTGAAGGATTTTCACCTCATACTCTTAATGCCTACCGACTCCAAACGAACCTCTTAGTCCGTCACTTTAAAGATATTAATACCGAATCAATTACAACACAGGGAATTAAAGATTACTTAGCTTCATCAAGTGAAGGCTTAAAACCATCTAGCCTTGCTCACCGTGTTCGTTTTATACGTTCGTTCTTTCGCTGGCTACATGAAGAAGGGCATATACCTGTAAATCCAGCAGCTAAAATCAAGGAACCAAAAGTGGGGAAGCGAATCCCCAAGTTCTTAACTGAACGGGAAATTGAACATTTGAGAGAAGCCTGTCACACACCAATGGAAAAAGCCTTATTTGAGTTCATGTTTTCAACTGGTTGTCGTATTGGAGAGATTGTTTCATTAAATAAGAACTGTATTAATTGGTCTAACCGTTCAGCTATTGTAAGAGGCAAAGGAGATAAAGAACGTGAGGTATATTTTAATATCCGGTGTGACATCTGGCTCAAACGTTATATTCAAGAGCGAATGGATCAAGATAAAGCTATATTCGTAACCGAACGAGTTCCTCACCGTATGAGTATTGCTCAAATGAGGTATGTCATTAAAAGAATATCCAAAAGAGCCGGTATAGATAAGACAATACATCCTCATCAGCTCAGACACAGCTATGCAACACACCTTCTTAACAATGGCGCACCTCTTGATGTTATTCAAAGTTTACTTGGACACGAAAAGAGTGAAACTTCTCGTATATATGCTCAGTTGAGTGGAAAATTGAGAAAAGAATTTTATAGTAAATACTTTTAA
- a CDS encoding N-acetylmuramoyl-L-alanine amidase has product MADHVSRNMASRLSATNRGVKYAPSQRSDKKNIYVVDPTYNKAWAILPEVLFIDNATDRAKLQNSTYLQAAAEGIANGLTALLLH; this is encoded by the coding sequence ATGGCAGACCATGTATCACGAAATATGGCAAGTCGATTAAGTGCAACAAACCGTGGAGTGAAGTACGCACCAAGTCAACGTTCTGATAAGAAAAATATTTATGTAGTTGACCCAACATACAATAAAGCGTGGGCAATTTTACCGGAAGTATTATTTATTGACAATGCTACAGATCGTGCAAAACTTCAAAACTCAACGTATTTACAAGCTGCTGCTGAAGGAATTGCAAATGGGTTAACAGCTTTGCTGCTACATTAA
- a CDS encoding PLP-dependent aminotransferase family protein, with protein sequence MWFQIDRSIQKTLTQQIYEQSRNSILNGDLPQGSKLPSSRELSTSIGVSRNIILEVYNQLVDEGYLIVRSRSGTYVAPGSSLIKPTSNESMPIINNQNTGYTDVIDFRAATPAMDHFPRKVWGRLAKEVCYEAPDHLFGYHSPEGLCELKEELSRYLLRSRGVISDPSQIIITSGATQALSLITEMLLKENNIVAVEDPVTDEMRNIFSYGGATISPIPVDDKGIQPDYLSEDKPPRFIFILPSHQFPLGGTLTIQRRIQLIEYARKFNCYIVEDDYDSEFTYEGTPVHSVQGLDPERVLYVGTFSKILSPALRIGYVVLPTPLIEECKKLKWYTDRHHPSLEQVILTRFIKEGFLDRHVRKMKRIYKQRREALVSSLKNQLPDSQILGHAAGMHLVVEIPSVDFNNELLDWIKKFSIQIYPVENYSTIKGLHIHKIVLGYGGLSVEKIEEGVSRLSMAIKSYKK encoded by the coding sequence ATGTGGTTTCAGATTGACCGGTCGATTCAAAAAACATTAACACAACAAATCTATGAGCAATCAAGGAACTCTATCTTAAATGGTGATTTACCTCAGGGTAGTAAATTACCATCATCTAGGGAACTTTCGACTTCGATTGGTGTGTCACGAAACATTATTCTAGAAGTATACAATCAATTGGTTGATGAAGGATATCTGATTGTCAGATCAAGGTCAGGTACATATGTTGCACCAGGATCTTCCCTTATTAAACCTACTAGCAATGAATCGATGCCAATAATTAATAATCAAAATACGGGTTATACAGATGTCATTGATTTTAGAGCGGCAACTCCAGCTATGGACCACTTCCCCCGGAAGGTATGGGGAAGATTAGCAAAGGAGGTATGCTACGAAGCACCTGACCACCTTTTTGGTTACCATTCACCAGAGGGGTTATGTGAGTTAAAGGAAGAACTGTCTAGATATCTTTTACGTTCTAGAGGCGTTATAAGTGATCCTTCTCAAATAATCATCACCTCTGGCGCTACACAAGCACTCTCGTTAATTACAGAAATGTTATTAAAAGAAAACAATATAGTTGCTGTAGAGGATCCTGTTACCGATGAAATGAGAAACATATTCTCTTACGGTGGAGCAACCATAAGCCCTATTCCTGTTGACGATAAAGGAATCCAACCAGATTACCTTTCAGAGGATAAGCCACCCAGATTTATTTTCATTCTACCATCTCATCAATTTCCGCTTGGTGGAACATTAACAATTCAACGAAGAATTCAATTAATTGAGTATGCTCGTAAGTTCAATTGTTACATTGTTGAAGATGATTATGATAGTGAGTTTACTTATGAAGGAACACCTGTCCACTCTGTTCAAGGCCTTGATCCTGAGAGAGTACTTTATGTAGGAACATTTAGTAAGATTCTTTCTCCCGCTCTTAGGATTGGATATGTAGTTCTTCCAACACCGCTGATTGAAGAGTGCAAGAAGTTAAAATGGTATACCGATCGACATCATCCCTCCTTGGAACAAGTAATACTGACTCGTTTTATTAAGGAAGGTTTCTTAGATCGACATGTTCGAAAAATGAAAAGAATATATAAACAAAGACGTGAAGCACTAGTATCTAGCTTAAAGAATCAATTACCTGATTCACAGATATTAGGGCATGCTGCTGGCATGCATTTAGTAGTAGAGATTCCCTCTGTAGATTTTAATAACGAATTATTGGATTGGATTAAAAAATTCTCGATACAAATATATCCGGTAGAGAACTACTCAACCATTAAAGGCTTACACATTCATAAAATTGTTTTGGGTTATGGAGGATTATCAGTAGAGAAAATTGAAGAAGGTGTATCAAGATTAAGCATGGCAATAAAAAGCTATAAAAAATAG
- a CDS encoding FAD-binding oxidoreductase: MKRLLVLFICIISYLSFFFISTINNQTIDNNLVFTDVSGLMPVKVKKIVQENKTEELVSIIKEAIEKDLKISIAGTRHSMGGHTYYKDAIVIDMTNYNQILDFNPVEKTITVQSGATWNDIQNHINPHGLAVKVMQSQNIFTIGGSISANAHGRDIRYGSLIDTVRSFRLLTAEGEIINVSRDENNELFPLVIGGYGLFGVILDVELELTNDELYEMKTVSIDYKEYASYFTKEVKRDPRVRMHLARISTAPENFLTDMYVTNYVLSNEELKDHSDLKVDRFTWLTKFTLGLSRQYDWGKDLFWTLQQSYFHNTTGSLISRNNVMRSESKFLEYENSKNTDVLQEYFVPIDHFPQFIDELRTVLANEELNLVNITIRYVSKDENAVLSYAKEDMFAIVLLINQGFGESDQQETKEIVQKMIDVTLAHDGSYYLPYMPYPTKEQMIRAYPRTEEFFQKKQFYDSEERFMNYFYERYK, from the coding sequence ATGAAAAGGTTATTAGTTCTTTTTATTTGTATTATTAGTTATCTATCTTTTTTCTTCATATCAACTATAAATAATCAAACGATAGATAACAACTTAGTTTTCACGGATGTTAGTGGGTTAATGCCAGTTAAGGTAAAGAAGATTGTTCAAGAAAACAAGACAGAGGAACTCGTTTCAATCATTAAAGAGGCAATAGAGAAAGATTTAAAGATTTCAATTGCTGGGACAAGACATAGTATGGGTGGTCATACCTATTATAAAGATGCAATCGTAATAGATATGACAAACTATAATCAAATCCTGGATTTTAATCCAGTAGAAAAAACAATAACTGTACAAAGTGGAGCTACATGGAATGATATTCAAAACCATATAAATCCACATGGCTTAGCTGTAAAAGTCATGCAATCTCAAAATATTTTTACAATCGGCGGTTCTATCAGTGCAAATGCGCATGGTAGAGATATACGTTACGGTTCTCTTATAGATACAGTTAGGTCATTTCGCTTATTAACTGCTGAAGGAGAAATTATTAATGTAAGTCGTGATGAAAATAATGAGCTTTTTCCACTTGTTATTGGGGGATATGGGCTTTTCGGTGTTATTCTAGATGTTGAATTAGAGCTCACTAATGATGAATTGTACGAAATGAAAACAGTATCCATTGATTATAAGGAATATGCTTCTTATTTTACAAAAGAAGTTAAAAGAGATCCGCGTGTTCGTATGCACCTTGCAAGGATATCAACTGCACCCGAGAATTTTTTAACAGATATGTATGTAACGAATTATGTCCTTTCTAATGAAGAGCTCAAGGACCATTCCGACCTAAAAGTGGACCGCTTTACATGGCTAACTAAGTTTACGTTAGGATTATCTCGCCAATATGATTGGGGAAAGGATTTGTTTTGGACCTTACAACAGTCCTATTTTCATAACACTACTGGTTCTCTTATTTCCCGTAATAATGTTATGCGGTCAGAATCTAAGTTCTTAGAATATGAAAATAGTAAGAACACCGATGTGCTTCAAGAGTATTTTGTTCCAATTGATCATTTTCCACAGTTTATAGATGAATTGAGAACAGTGTTAGCTAATGAGGAATTGAATCTTGTCAACATAACAATTAGGTATGTATCCAAGGATGAGAATGCGGTCCTCTCTTATGCAAAGGAAGATATGTTTGCAATTGTACTTTTAATTAACCAAGGTTTTGGTGAGAGTGATCAACAAGAAACGAAAGAGATTGTACAGAAAATGATAGATGTTACGTTAGCACATGATGGGAGTTATTATTTACCCTATATGCCTTACCCAACTAAAGAACAGATGATAAGAGCCTATCCAAGGACAGAAGAGTTTTTTCAAAAAAAGCAATTCTATGATTCTGAGGAAAGATTTATGAATTACTTTTACGAAAGGTACAAATAG
- a CDS encoding aspartate/glutamate racemase family protein, with protein sequence MKTIGLIGGLSWESTSVYYSYINRYVQEKLGGIHSAKCLIYSFDFEEIAALQRQGEWQKATEKMIEAATCLENGGAELIVICTNTMHLMAEEVKNACTVPLVHIVDCLVEDILHLGQKKVGLLGTKFTMEQPFYRDLLIKQGIEVITPGEEERNIIHDIIFNELCKGVINKSSKSYYLSVINNLVENGAEGIILGCTEIPLLITQNDTHIPLFDTTFIHARKAAALALNAVRV encoded by the coding sequence TTGAAAACAATCGGGTTAATCGGCGGACTAAGTTGGGAGTCAACAAGTGTCTATTACTCTTATATTAATCGTTATGTACAAGAAAAATTAGGAGGTATTCACTCGGCCAAGTGTTTAATCTATTCATTTGATTTCGAAGAGATTGCTGCTTTGCAACGTCAGGGTGAATGGCAAAAAGCGACTGAAAAAATGATTGAAGCTGCCACATGTCTAGAAAATGGAGGTGCAGAACTAATCGTAATCTGTACAAATACGATGCATCTCATGGCAGAAGAAGTAAAAAATGCATGTACGGTCCCTCTTGTTCACATAGTAGATTGTTTAGTTGAAGATATCTTACATCTAGGTCAAAAGAAGGTTGGATTACTAGGAACTAAGTTTACAATGGAACAACCATTCTATAGAGATCTTCTCATTAAACAAGGAATAGAGGTCATAACTCCAGGTGAAGAAGAAAGAAATATAATTCATGACATTATTTTTAATGAATTATGTAAAGGTGTTATTAATAAAAGTTCTAAATCTTATTATTTATCAGTCATAAATAATCTAGTTGAAAATGGGGCTGAGGGGATTATCCTAGGATGTACAGAGATACCACTATTAATTACACAGAATGATACACACATTCCATTATTTGATACAACCTTTATCCATGCTAGAAAAGCAGCTGCGCTTGCATTAAATGCTGTTAGGGTATAA
- a CDS encoding transposase: protein MAKFTPKEKLDAVQRYLEGKESYLPIANIFKTSDSVIRNWVMQYETHGVEIFLKKSYTSYSTQFKLDVLKC, encoded by the coding sequence ATGGCTAAATTTACTCCTAAAGAAAAACTAGATGCGGTTCAACGCTATTTAGAAGGTAAAGAGAGTTACCTTCCAATTGCCAATATCTTCAAAACATCCGACAGTGTAATTAGAAACTGGGTAATGCAATATGAAACTCATGGTGTAGAAATATTCCTAAAGAAATCCTATACAAGTTATTCTACTCAGTTTAAACTAGACGTACTAAAATGTTAA